TTATGGCCAAGCCTGGCCCCAAGGAAGCTGTTGGCTTCCCCATTGGCTGTATCATCATGTAAAAGCCCTGCATTTCCGGGCTGTCTTGAAGACGAGGCCCCTGAGCTGGTGATCCGACAACCTTGAACCAGCTCTCAACACTCGACCACAACTCGATACGCAATACACACGAGCACCGGACGAATAATTCTCGCCCTCACGACAACCAAGAGGAGCAAATGACATGGGGAGAAGACGGGTACCATTGGCTTGTAATTTGTATTACCTGGCTCTGGGTCAAGGGACGCCAACACTCCGAAGCCATTTTTACCACGACATGCTGCCTAGTTTGATCAAGCGCAAGATGGGAACAGGACAGCCACTAGCATCTAGATGACGGGGGAGATTGATTTTTGCCCACATTTTACTTTATAATTTCTTCAATACAAGCCCTTGGACCGAAGTTTGGTGTGTTGCCCGTGACGTTGGTTTACCTGGCCATCCATACTTGGCCAAAACTAACCAAAGATCGTAGAAACTGGACAAACTACACCAAGTTATTAGGTAAGCCTCAAAAGTCTTGGAAAAAGAAATTCTTGACACAATGTTGGTGTAATAAAGGGCAAGGAGTATCTGTAGGTTGTCAAGCTCTAAACGTCTCGATTGGGAAATGGCCTAACCTTCCTTTCCGCTGTAGATGCACAAGCGCAAGCGCAAAGGACCCACTAAAAAAATGTCAAGGCGGTGAACCACATGGCGCGGCAGAATTTGGAGATTTTTCCTTAGCAGGCGCTCCAAATGCTCAAACAATTTGCTTTGTAGCGACCGACCACCAAAGAAACGCGCCAACGTCCACATCTTCTCAAGTTTTCGCAATCATGGTCACCAAGGGAAAGCTCAAGATGGCCCTGGCCGCGGAGAAGGGCACCGACTTTAAGAAGCTCAAGTTGAAGCGGAAAcagaaggaggctgagaagcgcAACAAGGCTGCTCGTCGCGGGGCAGCTGAGGAgagcgatgaggaggaagaggtcgagaacgaggtcgccgaggatgacgacgatgaagatgaggaggatgaagaagtcCAGGTTTGTCTTTGGCCTCAATTGGAGGGAAATCGCAGCTTGAACGGCACACTGACCAGTACCAGTACAACCTAGAAGGTAtcgacgacagcgacgactCGGACTCGTCAATCGAGCTCGAGGAAAAGATTCCCCGCAAGTCAAAAAAGAACGCCTCGCCCGCAGCAAAGAAGGTcgcagacgaggaggaagaggatgaggatgaggaagaggacgacgaggacatcCCCATGTCggacctcgaggacctcgacgacgccgacaagGAAGACCTCATCCCCCACCAGCGcctcaccatcaacaacaccaccgccctcctcgccgccctcaacCGCATCGCCATCCCCTCCGACAAGTCCGTCCCCTTCGCCACCCACCAGTCCGTCCTCGCCGAGTCCGAGACGTCGGCCTCCATCCCCGACGTCCAGGACGACCTCCAGCGCGAGCTGGCCTTCTACTCCCAGAGCCTCGACGCCGCCCGCCAGGCTCGCAAGCTCCTCCGCGCAGAGGGTGTTCCCTTCTCCCGCCCCAAGGACTACTTTgccgagatggtcaaggaggacGCGCACATggaaaaggtcaaggccaagctcgtcgaggaggcgtccaacaagaaggccgccgccgaggcccgCAAGCTACGCGACCTCAAGAAGTTTGGCAAGCAGGTCCAGGTCgccaagctccaggagcGCCAAAAGGCCAAGCGCGAGACcctcgagaagatcaagactCTGAAGCGAAGTGAGTATCACACTCTCTCCATGCTGTATTTTTCACCTGCTGACATTTATCCTCCTAGAGCGACAAGAATCTGGCGGTGCCGACCTCGGCACCAACGAGGCCGATCTCTTCGACGTGGGCGTCGAGagcgagatgaagaagcacAACCAGCGCTCCGGCGCCGGCCGTGGTCAGATGGGCGCGGGCTCGGGAACCGTCAACCACAAGcgagccaagaagaacgaAAAGTACGGCTTCGGCGGCAAGAAGCGCCACGCAAAGTCGGGCGACGCTATGAGCTCCAGCGACCTGAGCGGCTTCaacgccaagaagatgaaggccgGCGGCAGCAAGGTTTCCAAGTCGCGGCCCGGCAAGGCCAGGAGGAAGGCCATGGGTGCCCGGTGAGAGGGTTCGAGTTGATAGATAGAGTTGCTGAGCAAGGTAGTTTGTTGGAGGCGGCATTCCCATTGAAAGAAAAGgctggagatgaaggagaagggctgGCGTTTCGGGTCCTCATTCATACATGTAAATCGAAGCCATTTGGTCACTATTCACATTTTTATCTGACCAAGTTTACTCTGCATAAAAATTGCCTGTGGGCCGTGTAGGCATGTCTTTGTCTTCATGTCCATACCCACGTCCCCAACACATCTCACTCCATCAGGCACTCGAGTGTTTGAATTCATTGGTCATTTCATCTATACCCAAAGGAATATGTAGAAGATTCTGAGTAGCGACTGCCTCATTCGCCGCGGTCCAAcgcccatgatgatgaagccttTTTTCAGGACACTTCACCAACCAAGAGACCGTCCTCCAACGCCGTTGGACATGTCCCCCCAACCTCCAGGTCAATTTTACGCAGCTGCTGCAGACCCTGCGAAAACAAGTACCTCCCCCTTTCCTTCAATCGCTCCTCCCGTCGTTCTCCGTCCGTCATCAGTCATATCCAGAGTTCCATGGCCCCCGAGAGTATTGCCCCCCGTGGGCCGCCAGCAATCAAAGGTATCTATATACATGTCGAGCATCGGCCGTGATATGTTTGATGCCCGTTCGCGCCGAGGAGCGGCCCAGGGGTGGCAATATCTCTGGGAGGCTCCTGGCAAGCAATGGGTAAGAATTAGAAAAAAGGGAAGCCCTCCAagggtgaggaagaagtcgaggaaAAGAGACGACAAGCAAAAAGGAACCAAGAAAATTTCAAAGTGCAATGACATGTGATAATGCCCCCAAACCCAACGTCCGTTGTTGATGCCCAGCCTTGAGACGCCCATGAAAAGAGAAAGCAAAAACCAGTGGTATCGAGAGGAAACGCCATGCGCTCATGACACGCTTTGCTGTGCAATGCATTTGCAACCCTTGGAAGACTGTGAAACAAGCATTGAGATGCCGCAGATTGCGCCGAGTTGATGCTGTCACGGATCATCATGAAAAAGTGCTCCGATTGCTTTACTGCGTGGCCGCCACGCACCAATGGCGGTGGAAAGCCCAAGCACTCTTTTGGCACTCTTTGCTGCAGTACTTGGTCCGCCGGCATCGGCGGCACTTGGCAAACTGACGGGTGTACTCTTCCCACTTGCCACACTGGTAGTATGCACACTGGCGGATGCCTCCACGAGTGTCGTCCTTGCGGCAGAGGTTTCTCATAACAACACCAGCCCAGTACTGCATATCAGTGCTGTGGTAGCGAACTGTGAACTTCTCAACAAGTGGGAAGAGGTTAAAGTCGTTGGGGAGCAGATactcctcatcgtcggcgtcCTCGTCATACACCTCGGGaacttcctcttcaccatcgAGCACGGCGAGTTCCTTGCCAATCTTGAGGCGAGGAACAAGATGACTCTTCTGGAAGTAAGAGCGAAGACCGCAGTATTTGGAGACGTAGGCGAGGAGCTGCAGAGACATGAGTACATCCTCCTCCCGTGGCATGGCTGCGAGCATCTGAGGGTTCGGAACGAAATGGCGGTCGAGGAGATATCGAGGGACAGTAGTGGCGGGCatgggaggctgaggaggagtaGCCATGGCGGGACGGTTAGGCGAAAGCCCAATTGGGGGTACAGGGGTGGGAGTATTGTTGTTAGCAATACTGCCATCCATGGGGCTGCGGtgggtgatgttgaaggtgCTGGCTTCCTGGTGCGTCTCGGAGACTGTGGGTGTAGTCAAATCAAGAGCGGCACCGGCAAGCATAGCATCACCGTCCTCCATGGTGATGTCCTGAATCCCAACGGCAGACTGCATGTTGTCGGTTCCCGTCATTTCGGTTTCAGGAGACTCGTCCGAAGGCATGCTGTCTCCGTTAATGTCATCGGCATCAGCAGTCGAGTTCTGATGACGGATCGATGGGCGTCTTCTAGATCGGCCCGAGGGTCCTAGAACTGAGGCTGGGCGGACGGTCGGCGAGCGCATCTGAGCTGGCGGTAGAGGTGTGGTTGGGGAGGTCGGTTGGGAAGCAAGGTCTGTGGGGCCGAATGGGGCCATCGAAGCAAGGCGGTCGACATCACGGACAGGCCTCACAAAACCTTCAACAGTCTCAGTCGCTGGGACTGCAGTTGCAAGGGGCTGCATGGTCTGACGGGGAGCTGAAGTCGTGGCGTGACGACTCTCAAAGCCCCTCAAGCTCTGGTGACGGGTCGGTGTGAAAGAGACGGCACGGTCCGGCGTGCCAAGGGGGTATTGAGGAGTCGCCAGAGCAGCATCGAGGGGCTGTTGTTGCAATTGTTGGGGTAGGGGCTGAGGAGCGGCGGTAGAAGGGCCAGCGTAGGTAGCTGAAACGTCAATGGACGGCGGAGGGCCGTGACGACGAAGCGATCGCTGGTCGGCGGCATCGACGCGAGGAATGGAGCGATGGCCGAAGGTAGCAGAAGCGGCGACGgtggaggttgaggacgaggcggacgaagaggccgagTTTGAGGGCTTGGGGCCTGAGCGATGCTCGTGACTCctgtggcggtggtggtggtcatggatctgcttctgcttggcctcctctGCCTTTTCACGGCACTtgtcgatggccttgatgtaATTGTCGAGGATGGTAGCGATGACGGGGACCATATCGGCCTCGACAACGCGGGTGCGGACGTTTTCCGTTCCTCGGACGCCGATATTGACGACACACTGGAAGGCAAGGTTCCACTTCCACATTCCCATCATATCCTTACTGCGACCCTGCTTCAGGATGCAGACCAGACGCTCGATGCCGCCATCGACAGTGAGAATATCGCGGATGCGAGCAGACGATGTGGTGAGATAGGCGAGATGGTTGAGGGAGTTGATGAGGGGGAGAGTGGACGTGCAATCCAGGGCCCTTCGATCATAAAGCGCCGTGGTAATACCAACAGACGCCTTGTTGACGTTTGGAATGCTAAAGTTGACTTCCCTCatggttgctgttgatggcgatggccagGTAGCGAAGAGCCAGGCAGTCGAGGGAGGATGCGGGAGGGATTATTCAAGGAAGCAAAAGTCGGAGTGGCGTGGCGACCAGGAGCCTCCAATAACGACAGGCGAGCTGGGCCAGTTTTGCGGTGGGAGAGCGACGATACGACGGCAAACGGGATTGGAGAAGGCTCTGGACAAACCCCTCGATGGGGGACTGGCCAAGGAAGAGCGAGTCGGGCAGTTTTTTTCGAGGTTATCGTAACGGGTCGTGACGCGGTGGAGCGGATAGGCGCAGGATGGCTCGCGAGCAGGCAGGGGAAACGTATGCCGTGGGCGGAAGGGCGATATTCGAGGGCGGGCGACGGTATATACGTACAAGAAGAAAAGACAagtgaagatggagatgaagggaTTTTTTTGATGGCGTTGTGAGCAGGCTCggcgggagaaggaggatgatgggGGAAGATGGGAGAAAAGAGGGTTGAGGGAGTGAGTGCaaatgaggaggaagaggctggtTTGGTTTTAGGCGGGTTTTGGAAGCCCAGGCTTCGGTAGAGCGTAGGCACCTGGAGGTGGTCCAGTACggtgctggcgctggtgCCCGCTGTAGGGGAGACCGAATTTGGCGGCGCGCTAGGGGGTCTCTTTTGGGGCTTCTCGGGGGAGACAAATGGGGGAGGGTCTGTGTGttctccagcccagcccagcgTGTacggtgcggtgcggtgcgtgGGTGGCGGTGGAAGAACCTGCTACCTCTACGGAGCGGAGCACCTTGATGAGGGTATTGCAAATGGATAATCTCGAAGATGAATTCCAATCCGAGTCTAAACGGAGAGTTGTCCTCTTGATGTTCAGTGGTAGTGGTGATGACCAAGCTTGGTGGTGAATATGTGACTAAGGGGATAATGCAGCAGGCAGAAAACGACGAGTTGGGCCAAGAGGAGCATGAATGTACTGCTGCAGCTCGAGAGAATCTCTCGTCTCTTTGTCCACTCGAAATCGTTGTTCCGATTCTCGCTCTCTGCTCTCTCACTCGCCTCCTTCATCAGCAATTTTCCTCAGCGGACAGATGGATTGTGGATCTTGCGAGCAAGTGGATGGATCAACAGAGGTCTGATGGCAAAAGCGGCAAATAGCCGCAACAAGGTAATAGAGAATTATTGATGAATGAGCCTTTCCGAGCAAGGTTTGACAGCCGAGATGGCAATGCCAGGCTGGTGTTGCGTCTAGTGTGAGGTTGGGCTTCTCAGTGGTTTGATTTTGATTGTGGTCACTGGTGGAATTGTTTCAGGCGCAGTTGGGGGCGACAAGGGCTCGCTCTCCCTTCCGTCTATTATTCTGCTACCTATTGTCGTCTTCTTGCAGGGTCTCCTCAGGGCTTCGGATCC
This genomic interval from Fusarium keratoplasticum isolate Fu6.1 chromosome 9, whole genome shotgun sequence contains the following:
- a CDS encoding MYND-type zinc finger protein samB → MREVNFSIPNVNKASVGITTALYDRRALDCTSTLPLINSLNHLAYLTTSSARIRDILTVDGGIERLVCILKQGRSKDMMGMWKWNLAFQCVVNIGVRGTENVRTRVVEADMVPVIATILDNYIKAIDKCREKAEEAKQKQIHDHHHRHRSHEHRSGPKPSNSASSSASSSTSTVAASATFGHRSIPRVDAADQRSLRRHGPPPSIDVSATYAGPSTAAPQPLPQQLQQQPLDAALATPQYPLGTPDRAVSFTPTRHQSLRGFESRHATTSAPRQTMQPLATAVPATETVEGFVRPVRDVDRLASMAPFGPTDLASQPTSPTTPLPPAQMRSPTVRPASVLGPSGRSRRRPSIRHQNSTADADDINGDSMPSDESPETEMTGTDNMQSAVGIQDITMEDGDAMLAGAALDLTTPTVSETHQEASTFNITHRSPMDGSIANNNTPTPVPPIGLSPNRPAMATPPQPPMPATTVPRYLLDRHFVPNPQMLAAMPREEDVLMSLQLLAYVSKYCGLRSYFQKSHLVPRLKIGKELAVLDGEEEVPEVYDEDADDEEYLLPNDFNLFPLVEKFTVRYHSTDMQYWAGVVMRNLCRKDDTRGGIRQCAYYQCGKWEEYTRQFAKCRRCRRTKYCSKECQKSAWAFHRHWCVAATQ